Genomic DNA from Candidatus Neomarinimicrobiota bacterium:
ATTTGATCTCAACCGCAAATCGTCTCTACTTTTTAATGACCAACAGTTGAGGTTCCTATGAGCTTGCGCCATGTTTTCGTGCTCACCCTGGCACTGCTATACACCCACGTTCTCTGGATGGACGTTGCTTTGGCAAAGGAAAGCCGTCGAACTATCTACCTGCGAGCCAACCAGGTGGGGTACCTGCCGGAGGATAGCAAGATCGCTATTGCCTTTGCCCACCGATCCATAGGGAAGCGCAAGTTTGAAATCATCGATACCCGCTCGGGCAAACGCGTGTGGGGCCCCGGGGAACTGGGTCCCAACAGTGGTACCTACGGCAATTTTGCCTACCACTACCGGCTGGACTTCAGCGAGTTTGACCAGCCGGGACGCTACCAGCTGCGGATCACCCGCTCGCGCTACACCTCCCTGCCCTTCAACATCGGCGCTGAATCCTATAACGGCTTGCAGGAACTGCTCCTGTACTACATCCGTCAGCAGCGGTGCGGTTACAACCCATTCCTGGATGTGCATTGCCACCAGCAAGACGGCCGTACCGTCTACGGTCCCATGCCCGACAGCACCTACATCGATGTGACCGGGGGCTGGCATGATGCCGGGGATTACCTGCGCTACCTGCTTACCTCCGGGAATTCGGTATGCCGTATGCTCTGCACCTACCGGGAGAATAAGGGCAAGTTCGCCGATGAGGTGAATGCTCTGGGTCAGCCGGATGCCAACGGCATTCCCGACATTCTGGATGAGGCCAAGTGGGGATTGGATTGGATGCTGAAAATGCACCCTGAACCGGATCAGTTGTTCCACCAGGTGGCGGATGATCGGGACCACGTGGGATGGCAGCTGCCCCACGAGGATATCGCCGATTACGGCTGGGGGCCGAACAGCTACCGGGTGGTGTACTATGCCAACGGCCAGCCCCAGGGGTTGTTTGAACACCAGAACACCTCTACCGGGATCGCCAATCTGGCGGGGCGCTACGCCGCGGCCATGGCCATGGCCTGCGATATCTGGAAGAACGACCTGGGCCAAGCGGAGTTTGCAGCTCGCTGTCTGCAGGCGGGGATCGAGGTCTATCACCTGGGTAAGGCCCAACCGGGCTGTCAGGAAGGCACCCCTTGCCGGGCACCCTACCGCTATCACGAGATAACCTGGGCCGATGATATGGAGTGGGGCGCAGCGGAGCTCTACAGGCTGACGGGCGAAGACGCCTACCTGGAAGACGCCAGGTCCTTTGCACGCATAAGCGCTTCGACCTCCTGGATGGGTGCCGATACCGCCCGCCATTATGAATACTACCCCTTCATGAATATGGGCCACTACGCCCTGTATCCCCTGGTGGATAAGTCGTTCCAGGACACCCTGGCGGGCTATTGCCGGGAGAGCATCGATAAGGTATGGGCCCGCGGCAAGGATAACCCGTACCACTTCGGCGTGCCCTTCATCTGGTGCTCCAACAACCTCGCTTCGGCTTTCATCAATCACATTATCCTGTATGAGCGGATGACCGATGACACCGGC
This window encodes:
- a CDS encoding glycoside hydrolase family 9 protein translates to MSLRHVFVLTLALLYTHVLWMDVALAKESRRTIYLRANQVGYLPEDSKIAIAFAHRSIGKRKFEIIDTRSGKRVWGPGELGPNSGTYGNFAYHYRLDFSEFDQPGRYQLRITRSRYTSLPFNIGAESYNGLQELLLYYIRQQRCGYNPFLDVHCHQQDGRTVYGPMPDSTYIDVTGGWHDAGDYLRYLLTSGNSVCRMLCTYRENKGKFADEVNALGQPDANGIPDILDEAKWGLDWMLKMHPEPDQLFHQVADDRDHVGWQLPHEDIADYGWGPNSYRVVYYANGQPQGLFEHQNTSTGIANLAGRYAAAMAMACDIWKNDLGQAEFAARCLQAGIEVYHLGKAQPGCQEGTPCRAPYRYHEITWADDMEWGAAELYRLTGEDAYLEDARSFARISASTSWMGADTARHYEYYPFMNMGHYALYPLVDKSFQDTLAGYCRESIDKVWARGKDNPYHFGVPFIWCSNNLASAFINHIILYERMTDDTGYHTFMLENRDWLLGRNPWGVSAFVGIPQEGGNTPLYPHSPPANITGKPITGGLNDGPVYTSIFSQLQGLRLTREDKYAPFQSSLAVYHDDLGDYSTNEPTLDGTAEALVFMTFFANDEILIPEP